A single region of the Zygotorulaspora mrakii chromosome 4, complete sequence genome encodes:
- the KSH1 gene encoding Ksh1p (similar to Saccharomyces cerevisiae YNL024C-A; ancestral locus Anc_2.291), which translates to MSALFNFKALLQVLLLLICSCTYIHTQWPSILDRYKAHGVYGAFWKMARIGERASPYVSLACIIMAVNQLNS; encoded by the coding sequence ATGTCCGcattattcaattttaaGGCTTTACTACAAgtgcttcttcttctcatATGTTCGTGCACATATATCCACACCCAGTGGCCGTCGATCCTGGATCGCTATAAGGCACATGGAGTTTACGGAGCATTTTGGAAGATGGCACGCATCGGAGAAAGGGCTAGTCCCTACGTAAGTTTGGCCTGCATCATCATGGCCGTCAACCAACTGAACAGTTGA